Proteins found in one Muntiacus reevesi chromosome 2, mMunRee1.1, whole genome shotgun sequence genomic segment:
- the ZDHHC6 gene encoding palmitoyltransferase ZDHHC6 isoform X1: MGTFCSVVKFENLQELKRLCHWGPIIALGVIAICSTMAMIDSVLWYWPLHTTGGSVNFIMLINWTVMILYNYFNAMFVGPGFVPLGWKPENSQDSVYLQYCKVCQAYKAPRSHHCRKCNRCVMKMDHHCPWINNCCGYQNHASFTLFLLLAPLGCIHAAFIFVMTMYTQLYNRLSFGWNTVKIDMSAARRDPLPIIPFGLAAFAATLFALGLALGTTIAVGMLFFIQMKIILRNKTSIESWIEEKAKDRIQYYQLDEVFVFPYDMGSRWKNFKQVFTWSGVPEGDGLDWPIREGCHQYSLTIEQLKQKADKRVRSVRYKVIEDYSGTCCPLNRGIKTFFTSPCTEEPRIRLQKGEFILATRGLRYWLYGDKILDDSVLEGVSRIRGWFPRNCVEKCPCDTETDQAPEGEKKNR, translated from the exons ATGGGTACATTCTGCTCAGTTGTCAAGTTTGAAAATCTCCAAGAATTAAAGAGACTTTGTCACTGGGGTCCCATTATAGCCCTTGGTGTTATAGCAATATGTTCCACCATGGCCATGATTGACTCTGTGTTGTGGTATTGGCCCTTACATACCACTGGAGGAAGTGTGAATTTCATCATGTTGATAAACTGGACTGTCATGATTCTTTATAATTACTTCAATGCCATGTTCGTTGGTCCTGGCTTTGTCCCTCTGGGGTGGAAACCG GAAAATTCTCAGGATAGCGTGTACCTCCAATATTGTAAAGTCTGCCAAGCATACAAGGCACCACGGTCACATCACTGCAGAAAGTGTAACAG ATGTGTAATGAAGATGGACCATCACTGTCCTTGGATCAACAACTGCTGCGGCTACCAGAATCATGCTTCCTTCACACTCTTCCTCCTTTTAGCACCACTGGGTTGTATTCACGCTGCCTTTATTTTTGTTATGACGATGTATACGCAGCTTTATAATCGG CTCTCCTTTGGGTGGAACACGGTCAAGATTGATATGAGTGCAGCCCGGAGAGACCCTCTTCCAATTATTCCTTTTGGATTAGCTGCATTTGCTGCCACCTTGTTTGCCTTGGGATTAGCTTTAGGAACAACCATAGCTGTTGGGATGTTGTTTTTTATCCAG ATGAAAATAATTCTCAGAAACAAAACTTCTATTGAATCATGGATTGAAGAGAag GCTAAAGATCGAATTCAGTATTATCAACTAGATGAagtctttgtttttccttatgaTATGGGAAGTAGATGGAAGAACTTCAAACAAGTGTTCACATGGTCAGGGGTCCCTGAAGGAGATGGACTGGATTGGCCAATAAGAGAAGGCTGTCACCAGTACAGCTTAACA ATAGAACAGTTGAAACAAAAAGCAGATAAAAGAGTCAGAAGT GTCCGGTATAAAGTGATAGAAGATTATAGTGGTACCTGCTGTCCTTTGAATAGAGGAATTAAAACATTCTTCACGAGCCCCTGCACTGAAGAGCCTCGGATAAGGCTACAGAAAGGGGAATTCATCTTAGCCACAAGAGGGTTACG ATACTGGTTGTATGGAGACAAAATTCTTGATGATTCCGTTTTAGAAG gTGTTTCAAGAATAAGAGGATGGTTCCCTAGAAACTGTGTAGAAAAGTGCCCCTGTGACACCGAAACAGATCAAGCCCCAGAGGGCGAGAAGAAAAATAGATAG
- the ZDHHC6 gene encoding palmitoyltransferase ZDHHC6 isoform X2, whose product MGTFCSVVKFENLQELKRLCHWGPIIALGVIAICSTMAMIDSVLWYWPLHTTGGSVNFIMLINWTVMILYNYFNAMFVGPGFVPLGWKPENSQDSVYLQYCKVCQAYKAPRSHHCRKCNRCVMKMDHHCPWINNCCGYQNHASFTLFLLLAPLGCIHAAFIFVMTMYTQLYNRMKIILRNKTSIESWIEEKAKDRIQYYQLDEVFVFPYDMGSRWKNFKQVFTWSGVPEGDGLDWPIREGCHQYSLTIEQLKQKADKRVRSVRYKVIEDYSGTCCPLNRGIKTFFTSPCTEEPRIRLQKGEFILATRGLRYWLYGDKILDDSVLEGVSRIRGWFPRNCVEKCPCDTETDQAPEGEKKNR is encoded by the exons ATGGGTACATTCTGCTCAGTTGTCAAGTTTGAAAATCTCCAAGAATTAAAGAGACTTTGTCACTGGGGTCCCATTATAGCCCTTGGTGTTATAGCAATATGTTCCACCATGGCCATGATTGACTCTGTGTTGTGGTATTGGCCCTTACATACCACTGGAGGAAGTGTGAATTTCATCATGTTGATAAACTGGACTGTCATGATTCTTTATAATTACTTCAATGCCATGTTCGTTGGTCCTGGCTTTGTCCCTCTGGGGTGGAAACCG GAAAATTCTCAGGATAGCGTGTACCTCCAATATTGTAAAGTCTGCCAAGCATACAAGGCACCACGGTCACATCACTGCAGAAAGTGTAACAG ATGTGTAATGAAGATGGACCATCACTGTCCTTGGATCAACAACTGCTGCGGCTACCAGAATCATGCTTCCTTCACACTCTTCCTCCTTTTAGCACCACTGGGTTGTATTCACGCTGCCTTTATTTTTGTTATGACGATGTATACGCAGCTTTATAATCGG ATGAAAATAATTCTCAGAAACAAAACTTCTATTGAATCATGGATTGAAGAGAag GCTAAAGATCGAATTCAGTATTATCAACTAGATGAagtctttgtttttccttatgaTATGGGAAGTAGATGGAAGAACTTCAAACAAGTGTTCACATGGTCAGGGGTCCCTGAAGGAGATGGACTGGATTGGCCAATAAGAGAAGGCTGTCACCAGTACAGCTTAACA ATAGAACAGTTGAAACAAAAAGCAGATAAAAGAGTCAGAAGT GTCCGGTATAAAGTGATAGAAGATTATAGTGGTACCTGCTGTCCTTTGAATAGAGGAATTAAAACATTCTTCACGAGCCCCTGCACTGAAGAGCCTCGGATAAGGCTACAGAAAGGGGAATTCATCTTAGCCACAAGAGGGTTACG ATACTGGTTGTATGGAGACAAAATTCTTGATGATTCCGTTTTAGAAG gTGTTTCAAGAATAAGAGGATGGTTCCCTAGAAACTGTGTAGAAAAGTGCCCCTGTGACACCGAAACAGATCAAGCCCCAGAGGGCGAGAAGAAAAATAGATAG
- the ZDHHC6 gene encoding palmitoyltransferase ZDHHC6 isoform X3, with amino-acid sequence MGTFCSVVKFENLQELKRLCHWGPIIALGVIAICSTMAMIDSVLWYWPLHTTGGSVNFIMLINWTVMILYNYFNAMFVGPGFVPLGWKPENSQDSVYLQYCKVCQAYKAPRSHHCRKCNRCVMKMDHHCPWINNCCGYQNHASFTLFLLLAPLGCIHAAFIFVMTMYTQLYNRLSFGWNTVKIDMSAARRDPLPIIPFGLAAFAATLFALGLALGTTIAVGMLFFIQMKIILRNKTSIESWIEEKIEQLKQKADKRVRSVRYKVIEDYSGTCCPLNRGIKTFFTSPCTEEPRIRLQKGEFILATRGLRYWLYGDKILDDSVLEGVSRIRGWFPRNCVEKCPCDTETDQAPEGEKKNR; translated from the exons ATGGGTACATTCTGCTCAGTTGTCAAGTTTGAAAATCTCCAAGAATTAAAGAGACTTTGTCACTGGGGTCCCATTATAGCCCTTGGTGTTATAGCAATATGTTCCACCATGGCCATGATTGACTCTGTGTTGTGGTATTGGCCCTTACATACCACTGGAGGAAGTGTGAATTTCATCATGTTGATAAACTGGACTGTCATGATTCTTTATAATTACTTCAATGCCATGTTCGTTGGTCCTGGCTTTGTCCCTCTGGGGTGGAAACCG GAAAATTCTCAGGATAGCGTGTACCTCCAATATTGTAAAGTCTGCCAAGCATACAAGGCACCACGGTCACATCACTGCAGAAAGTGTAACAG ATGTGTAATGAAGATGGACCATCACTGTCCTTGGATCAACAACTGCTGCGGCTACCAGAATCATGCTTCCTTCACACTCTTCCTCCTTTTAGCACCACTGGGTTGTATTCACGCTGCCTTTATTTTTGTTATGACGATGTATACGCAGCTTTATAATCGG CTCTCCTTTGGGTGGAACACGGTCAAGATTGATATGAGTGCAGCCCGGAGAGACCCTCTTCCAATTATTCCTTTTGGATTAGCTGCATTTGCTGCCACCTTGTTTGCCTTGGGATTAGCTTTAGGAACAACCATAGCTGTTGGGATGTTGTTTTTTATCCAG ATGAAAATAATTCTCAGAAACAAAACTTCTATTGAATCATGGATTGAAGAGAag ATAGAACAGTTGAAACAAAAAGCAGATAAAAGAGTCAGAAGT GTCCGGTATAAAGTGATAGAAGATTATAGTGGTACCTGCTGTCCTTTGAATAGAGGAATTAAAACATTCTTCACGAGCCCCTGCACTGAAGAGCCTCGGATAAGGCTACAGAAAGGGGAATTCATCTTAGCCACAAGAGGGTTACG ATACTGGTTGTATGGAGACAAAATTCTTGATGATTCCGTTTTAGAAG gTGTTTCAAGAATAAGAGGATGGTTCCCTAGAAACTGTGTAGAAAAGTGCCCCTGTGACACCGAAACAGATCAAGCCCCAGAGGGCGAGAAGAAAAATAGATAG
- the ZDHHC6 gene encoding palmitoyltransferase ZDHHC6 isoform X4, producing the protein MPCSLVLALSLWGGNRKILRIACTSNIVKSAKHTRHHGHITAESVTAPLGCIHAAFIFVMTMYTQLYNRLSFGWNTVKIDMSAARRDPLPIIPFGLAAFAATLFALGLALGTTIAVGMLFFIQMKIILRNKTSIESWIEEKAKDRIQYYQLDEVFVFPYDMGSRWKNFKQVFTWSGVPEGDGLDWPIREGCHQYSLTIEQLKQKADKRVRSVRYKVIEDYSGTCCPLNRGIKTFFTSPCTEEPRIRLQKGEFILATRGLRYWLYGDKILDDSVLEGVSRIRGWFPRNCVEKCPCDTETDQAPEGEKKNR; encoded by the exons ATGCCATGTTCGTTGGTCCTGGCTTTGTCCCTCTGGGGTGGAAACCG GAAAATTCTCAGGATAGCGTGTACCTCCAATATTGTAAAGTCTGCCAAGCATACAAGGCACCACGGTCACATCACTGCAGAAAGTGTAACAG CACCACTGGGTTGTATTCACGCTGCCTTTATTTTTGTTATGACGATGTATACGCAGCTTTATAATCGG CTCTCCTTTGGGTGGAACACGGTCAAGATTGATATGAGTGCAGCCCGGAGAGACCCTCTTCCAATTATTCCTTTTGGATTAGCTGCATTTGCTGCCACCTTGTTTGCCTTGGGATTAGCTTTAGGAACAACCATAGCTGTTGGGATGTTGTTTTTTATCCAG ATGAAAATAATTCTCAGAAACAAAACTTCTATTGAATCATGGATTGAAGAGAag GCTAAAGATCGAATTCAGTATTATCAACTAGATGAagtctttgtttttccttatgaTATGGGAAGTAGATGGAAGAACTTCAAACAAGTGTTCACATGGTCAGGGGTCCCTGAAGGAGATGGACTGGATTGGCCAATAAGAGAAGGCTGTCACCAGTACAGCTTAACA ATAGAACAGTTGAAACAAAAAGCAGATAAAAGAGTCAGAAGT GTCCGGTATAAAGTGATAGAAGATTATAGTGGTACCTGCTGTCCTTTGAATAGAGGAATTAAAACATTCTTCACGAGCCCCTGCACTGAAGAGCCTCGGATAAGGCTACAGAAAGGGGAATTCATCTTAGCCACAAGAGGGTTACG ATACTGGTTGTATGGAGACAAAATTCTTGATGATTCCGTTTTAGAAG gTGTTTCAAGAATAAGAGGATGGTTCCCTAGAAACTGTGTAGAAAAGTGCCCCTGTGACACCGAAACAGATCAAGCCCCAGAGGGCGAGAAGAAAAATAGATAG